A genomic window from Bacillus mesophilus includes:
- a CDS encoding type II secretion system F family protein, giving the protein MKWMLLALILFSSFLLFTAILQLIFLSNSRLDKRMKHYLSVQEKKMLDRNKFNLIVQMQITKQKIRTQVLTKDKNNRLEVLISRAGLELKPEEYVLFQWILTAFLAGLSFLIFGNVFFALLGGITGFVLPKWYLNKKQKERLRAFNESLPDMITTIIGSLRAGFSFPQALKTVVEEANSPIKEEMETVLREMQYGSNIEESLQGLKDRMPSDDLDLMIQAILIQRQVGGNLATVLDKIVETIRDRTKIQRQIVTLTAQGRLSGIVIGLLPVILGCVLYLIEPDYIGTLFTNVIGIIMLSAGVISSAIGFVFIRKLTTIEV; this is encoded by the coding sequence ATGAAATGGATGCTTCTTGCCCTAATACTATTTTCTTCCTTCCTATTATTTACCGCCATTCTTCAATTGATTTTCTTATCAAATAGTAGATTAGATAAACGAATGAAACACTATTTATCTGTACAAGAAAAGAAGATGTTAGACCGCAATAAGTTTAACCTGATTGTTCAAATGCAAATTACCAAACAAAAGATTCGAACCCAGGTACTTACGAAGGACAAGAACAACCGATTAGAAGTGTTAATTAGTCGAGCAGGTTTAGAATTAAAACCAGAGGAATATGTTTTATTTCAATGGATTCTAACTGCATTTCTTGCAGGACTATCCTTTCTGATTTTTGGAAATGTCTTTTTTGCCCTTCTAGGTGGGATTACTGGGTTCGTTTTACCAAAATGGTATTTAAATAAGAAGCAAAAGGAACGGTTACGTGCTTTCAACGAAAGCTTGCCAGATATGATTACCACCATCATTGGTTCACTACGAGCTGGCTTCAGTTTTCCACAGGCATTAAAAACAGTGGTGGAAGAAGCGAACAGTCCGATCAAGGAAGAAATGGAAACGGTACTCCGTGAAATGCAGTATGGCAGCAACATTGAAGAGTCATTACAAGGATTAAAGGATCGAATGCCATCAGATGATTTAGATCTAATGATTCAAGCCATATTGATTCAACGACAAGTAGGTGGAAACCTAGCAACTGTTTTAGACAAGATTGTTGAAACAATTAGGGACCGCACGAAGATTCAACGACAAATTGTTACTCTAACAGCACAAGGTCGACTCTCAGGAATTGTAATTGGGTTATTACCGGTTATATTAGGATGTGTACTCTACTTGATTGAGCCAGATTATATTGGCACACTTTTTACAAATGTAATTGGAATCATCATGCTCTCAGCAGGTGTGATTTCAAGTGCAATAGGATTTGTATTTATACGAAAATTAACGACGATTGAGGTGTAA
- a CDS encoding CpaF family protein, with amino-acid sequence MSLLKKLEEKNKHLVDSSGEDVIVESEGTIAPKKDIISSLRESRRTEQVSTNPQKPKQQPVNKHQELKSILHKQILSEMKDDNVDEIIPKLDAMAIEIMKEDESFRGKIDRKKVVDELINDLTGFGPINPLLMDEDVTEVMVNGPNHVYVERKGKLELTGVVFRDNEHVMNVIEKIVSPIGRRIDESSPMVDARLPDGSRVNAIIPPLALNGPTITIRKFAKDPFTIEDLIRFGTVTREMAIFLEACVKANLNIFVSGGTGSGKTTTLNVLSNFIPHDQRIVTIEDAAELQLGQDHVISLESRPPNIEGKGAILIRDLVRNSLRMRPDRIVIGEVRGGEALDMLQAMNTGHDGSLATGHSNSPRDMIARLETMVLLAGVDLPVRAIREQIAGAVDVIIQQSRLKDGTRRIVNITEVQGLEGDVIVLQDIFTYRQDGVNQEGKIIGKLIPTGVRPKFYELLETSGIHIPASVFIENEEWN; translated from the coding sequence ATGAGTCTATTAAAAAAGCTTGAAGAAAAGAATAAACATCTAGTGGACTCTTCCGGTGAAGACGTCATTGTTGAGAGTGAAGGGACTATAGCCCCTAAAAAGGATATCATTTCATCACTACGTGAATCTAGACGAACAGAACAGGTGAGCACTAATCCTCAAAAACCAAAACAACAACCCGTTAATAAGCACCAAGAATTAAAAAGCATACTTCATAAACAAATCTTGTCTGAAATGAAAGATGACAACGTAGACGAAATTATTCCAAAGCTCGATGCGATGGCAATTGAGATTATGAAGGAAGATGAGTCGTTTCGAGGGAAAATTGATCGCAAGAAAGTAGTAGATGAACTGATCAATGATTTAACAGGCTTTGGTCCAATCAATCCATTGCTAATGGACGAAGATGTAACAGAGGTTATGGTCAATGGTCCTAACCATGTATATGTGGAACGAAAAGGTAAGTTAGAGTTAACAGGCGTTGTCTTCCGTGACAATGAGCATGTAATGAATGTCATTGAAAAGATTGTTTCTCCGATTGGTCGTAGAATTGATGAGAGCAGTCCGATGGTAGATGCAAGATTACCTGATGGCTCTCGTGTGAATGCCATTATTCCGCCACTGGCTTTAAACGGACCCACGATTACGATTCGTAAGTTCGCTAAGGATCCTTTTACCATAGAAGATTTAATTCGGTTTGGTACCGTGACAAGAGAAATGGCCATTTTCTTAGAGGCTTGTGTAAAAGCTAACTTAAATATTTTTGTAAGTGGTGGGACAGGTTCAGGTAAAACAACCACATTAAACGTACTGTCAAACTTTATTCCGCATGATCAACGGATTGTAACCATTGAAGATGCGGCTGAATTACAGCTTGGTCAGGATCATGTCATTTCGCTAGAATCACGACCACCTAATATCGAAGGAAAAGGCGCCATTCTAATTCGTGACCTTGTTCGAAATTCACTTCGTATGCGACCAGACCGGATTGTTATTGGTGAGGTTCGTGGAGGGGAAGCGCTGGATATGCTTCAAGCTATGAACACTGGACATGATGGCTCACTTGCAACCGGTCACTCTAACAGTCCAAGAGACATGATTGCGAGACTTGAAACAATGGTCTTACTTGCAGGTGTTGATTTACCGGTCCGCGCAATTCGAGAACAAATAGCAGGTGCGGTGGATGTGATCATCCAGCAATCACGATTAAAAGACGGGACTAGAAGGATTGTTAATATCACAGAAGTACAAGGTTTAGAAGGAGATGTAATTGTCCTTCAGGATATTTTTACGTATCGACAGGATGGTGTGAATCAGGAAGGGAAAATCATTGGAAAACTGATTCCAACTGGAGTCCGTCCTAAATTTTATGAACTCCTTGAAACATCTGGTATTCATATCCCAGCTAGTGTATTTATTGAAAATGAGGAGTGGAATTGA
- a CDS encoding AAA family ATPase, producing the protein MSEEKNQKRGEFIAVCSAKGGVGRTLLTVNLAVALCKKNIRISILDGDFQFGDVSLAMDLQSTFTIKDVIQEITRLDEYTLASYLSHHESGVKVLSAPDQPEYADLITEETLEKIIPLMLTQNEYTIADTGVGLNEKTLLLLEKADQILLVSNLEMATLKNTKAMLETLEKLELRDKVRLVVNRATMESVIQAADVPDILGEEEPIFIPNDFQISSQSLNIGIPFVMNQGKTELAKSVFKMAEQISSRREITMIKKKAPSFISRMFTKNRLKEETE; encoded by the coding sequence ATGAGTGAAGAAAAAAACCAAAAACGTGGTGAGTTTATAGCAGTCTGCAGTGCAAAGGGTGGAGTAGGTAGAACGCTTTTGACTGTTAATCTAGCTGTTGCTCTTTGTAAAAAGAATATCCGAATCAGTATTCTAGATGGTGATTTTCAATTTGGAGATGTAAGTCTTGCGATGGATTTACAATCTACGTTTACGATCAAGGATGTCATACAAGAGATTACTAGATTAGACGAGTATACGCTCGCGAGTTACCTTAGTCATCACGAGAGTGGAGTAAAGGTTCTGTCAGCCCCTGATCAACCAGAATATGCTGATTTAATTACAGAGGAAACACTAGAAAAGATTATCCCTCTTATGCTCACTCAAAATGAATATACGATTGCCGACACAGGAGTGGGGCTAAACGAAAAGACCCTTCTATTATTAGAAAAGGCAGACCAAATCTTACTTGTTAGTAATCTAGAAATGGCAACTCTAAAAAATACAAAGGCTATGTTAGAAACATTAGAAAAGCTTGAATTACGAGACAAAGTTCGTTTAGTTGTGAATCGAGCCACTATGGAGAGTGTCATTCAAGCAGCCGATGTCCCAGACATACTTGGAGAAGAGGAGCCGATCTTTATTCCAAATGATTTTCAAATCTCTTCTCAGTCCTTAAACATCGGTATTCCCTTTGTCATGAATCAAGGAAAAACCGAGCTCGCAAAATCGGTCTTTAAAATGGCAGAGCAAATCTCATCTCGCCGTGAAATTACGATGATTAAAAAGAAAGCACCATCCTTTATTTCAAGAATGTTTACTAAAAATCGTCTGAAGGAGGAGACTGAATGA
- the cpaB gene encoding Flp pilus assembly protein CpaB, producing the protein MKSKFILILAIVMGLMTTFLFFNYMKQFDSEIAISESMVEIVVAKERIPANTMVQASMLEVRSVPEQGVHPQAIRNLSELEGLYVTSPIEVGEAILEHRVQSSLEENVFVSRKVSDGHRAVSIGVDFVQSVSTLIEPEDYVDVVFSEIISTNPNVIKSEQILTNVRVLAVGTKMIPKSDESEEYVEYTSVTLDLKPQDAVTVINASERGNIQFTLNSKVATK; encoded by the coding sequence ATGAAATCAAAATTTATCCTTATATTAGCGATCGTAATGGGGTTAATGACAACCTTTCTATTCTTTAATTATATGAAACAATTCGACTCGGAAATTGCAATTAGTGAAAGTATGGTAGAGATTGTCGTAGCAAAAGAAAGAATTCCTGCAAACACTATGGTACAGGCAAGTATGCTAGAGGTAAGGTCAGTACCCGAACAAGGAGTACACCCTCAAGCAATTAGAAATCTATCAGAGCTAGAAGGTTTGTATGTAACCTCACCGATCGAGGTTGGTGAAGCTATTCTAGAGCACCGTGTTCAATCATCACTAGAGGAGAATGTATTCGTTTCTCGGAAAGTAAGTGATGGTCACCGCGCTGTATCAATCGGTGTTGACTTTGTCCAATCTGTATCAACATTGATTGAGCCAGAGGATTATGTGGATGTCGTATTTAGTGAAATCATTAGTACAAATCCTAATGTGATTAAATCGGAACAAATTTTAACAAATGTAAGAGTCCTTGCGGTTGGAACAAAGATGATTCCTAAAAGTGATGAAAGTGAAGAGTATGTTGAATATACGTCGGTTACGCTAGATTTGAAGCCTCAGGATGCAGTGACCGTCATCAATGCATCAGAACGAGGGAATATTCAGTTCACATTAAATAGTAAAGTTGCCACAAAATAA
- a CDS encoding Tad domain-containing protein: MKNKLKKLRDSENGNAIVLVTIALLVLLTMTGLVIDGGKLFVTKTHLQKTANASVLSGAQKLLEDEETVTHVVHDVLQFHNEEASLQNLSIESNRLVRVELHKEMPLSFSTLFGMESSAVHASAAAEIGAMGEAQGAVPIGIDERFQLEFFKEYELKTDAHGNDTGWFGILALGGPGADTYYDNFMNGYDQEIKVGDIIETQTGNVAGKTRSAIKARIDNCPYTFEEAIDKKCSRVILIPVYQPTSIQSNQIQEVKIRGFAYFYLTKPASGNDTSVHGMFIKTTGPGKIDPNAANRGAFSIRLTE, translated from the coding sequence ATGAAAAATAAACTAAAGAAACTTAGAGATTCAGAGAATGGTAATGCGATTGTACTTGTAACGATTGCCCTTCTTGTCTTATTGACGATGACGGGTTTAGTGATAGATGGTGGTAAATTGTTTGTCACCAAAACTCATCTTCAAAAAACGGCGAATGCCTCGGTCTTATCAGGCGCACAAAAGCTATTAGAAGATGAGGAAACGGTCACTCATGTTGTACATGATGTATTGCAGTTTCATAACGAAGAGGCCAGTTTACAAAACCTTTCAATTGAAAGTAATCGGCTAGTTAGGGTTGAACTACACAAAGAGATGCCGCTATCTTTCTCTACATTATTTGGAATGGAATCAAGTGCAGTTCATGCATCAGCAGCAGCCGAAATCGGTGCGATGGGAGAAGCACAAGGGGCGGTTCCGATTGGCATTGATGAGCGATTTCAGCTCGAGTTTTTTAAAGAGTACGAGCTTAAAACTGATGCGCATGGCAATGATACCGGTTGGTTTGGAATTTTAGCCTTAGGTGGACCTGGTGCGGATACCTATTATGACAACTTTATGAATGGGTACGATCAAGAAATAAAAGTGGGCGACATCATTGAAACGCAAACAGGGAATGTGGCAGGGAAAACAAGGTCGGCTATAAAAGCAAGAATTGATAATTGTCCTTATACATTTGAAGAAGCGATAGATAAGAAATGTTCGAGGGTCATTTTGATCCCAGTCTATCAACCTACCTCTATTCAATCCAATCAAATTCAAGAGGTGAAAATACGAGGCTTTGCTTACTTTTATCTAACAAAACCAGCTTCAGGTAATGATACGTCTGTACATGGAATGTTTATTAAAACAACTGGGCCTGGAAAAATTGACCCAAATGCTGCCAATAGAGGGGCATTTAGCATAAGACTAACTGAGTAG
- a CDS encoding TadE/TadG family type IV pilus assembly protein yields the protein MMFKDQRGQSLVEMALLLPVLLLLLVGIIDFGRVLYSYSHLHLATQETVRLAGLGKTDQEITQFAKGYIQIGDAANLQVAISPNDQNRSSGEYVSVTLQYPIELITPLLSEVIPNPFQLQADSTIRVE from the coding sequence ATGATGTTCAAAGATCAACGAGGGCAATCATTAGTAGAAATGGCACTGTTATTACCTGTTTTACTACTTTTACTAGTAGGAATCATTGATTTTGGAAGAGTATTATACTCCTATTCTCACCTTCATCTTGCTACACAAGAGACCGTCAGATTAGCAGGGTTAGGTAAAACAGATCAAGAGATTACTCAGTTTGCTAAAGGTTATATACAAATCGGGGACGCCGCTAATTTGCAAGTAGCCATATCACCGAACGATCAAAATCGAAGCTCAGGTGAATATGTATCGGTTACCTTGCAGTATCCAATCGAACTCATCACACCACTCTTATCTGAAGTGATCCCCAACCCGTTCCAGCTTCAAGCAGATTCGACGATTCGGGTGGAATGA
- a CDS encoding A24 family peptidase: MNILLLIVLLICLVTDLKSRKIYNKVIFPSLLLTFILHFSLDGLSGLGFSLLGFVVGFSILLIPYFLGGMGAGDVKLLAVIGAMKGMNFVILTSIYMALLGGVIALLVLMFRKGALQRIKSIFYSMSCFRSGVRLPLFLDKEGLKTTYPYGVAITGGALVSLFYKGWIL; encoded by the coding sequence ATGAATATCCTCCTCCTAATTGTTTTACTCATTTGTTTAGTGACAGATCTTAAATCTAGAAAGATCTATAACAAAGTGATCTTCCCATCGCTGCTTCTAACATTTATTCTACATTTTAGTTTAGATGGACTTTCCGGTTTAGGGTTTTCGTTACTAGGTTTTGTCGTAGGCTTTTCTATCCTCCTCATACCTTACTTTCTAGGTGGAATGGGAGCTGGAGATGTAAAGTTGTTAGCGGTGATTGGGGCAATGAAAGGGATGAATTTTGTCATCCTCACTTCTATTTATATGGCCCTTTTAGGTGGAGTCATCGCATTGCTTGTGTTGATGTTTAGAAAAGGAGCTTTACAACGAATCAAATCTATCTTTTATTCGATGTCTTGTTTTAGGTCTGGTGTCAGATTGCCGTTATTTCTTGATAAAGAAGGATTGAAAACGACTTATCCTTATGGTGTAGCGATTACGGGTGGAGCGTTAGTGAGTCTCTTTTATAAAGGCTGGATCTTATGA
- a CDS encoding Flp family type IVb pilin has translation MMNKLKGLVVEEQGQGMTEYGLVLGIIAVAVVGFLVTLRGEITAMFQDAVTSVQGRQTGDGSGN, from the coding sequence ATGATGAACAAATTAAAAGGTTTAGTTGTTGAAGAACAAGGTCAAGGGATGACAGAGTACGGACTAGTTCTTGGGATTATTGCAGTAGCAGTCGTAGGTTTCTTAGTAACATTACGTGGTGAAATTACAGCCATGTTCCAGGATGCTGTAACATCTGTACAAGGGCGTCAAACGGGCGACGGATCAGGTAACTAA
- a CDS encoding Flp family type IVb pilin has translation MMNKLKGLVVEEQGQGMTEYGLVLGIIAVAVVGFLVTLRGEITAMFQDAVTSVQGRQTGDGSGN, from the coding sequence ATGATGAACAAATTAAAAGGTTTAGTTGTTGAAGAGCAAGGTCAAGGGATGACAGAATACGGTCTAGTTCTAGGAATTATTGCAGTAGCAGTAGTAGGTTTCTTAGTAACATTACGTGGTGAAATCACAGCCATGTTCCAGGATGCCGTAACATCAGTACAAGGGCGTCAAACGGGCGACGGATCAGGTAACTAA
- a CDS encoding Flp family type IVb pilin, with amino-acid sequence MKKLKALVTEEQGQGMTEYGLVLGIIAVAVVGFLVTLRGEITAMFQDAVTTVQTRATGDGSGS; translated from the coding sequence ATGAAGAAGTTAAAGGCATTGGTAACGGAAGAACAAGGTCAGGGAATGACAGAGTACGGTTTAGTATTAGGAATTATTGCAGTAGCAGTCGTAGGTTTCTTAGTAACACTACGTGGTGAAATTACAGCAATGTTCCAAGATGCAGTAACGACAGTACAAACAAGAGCAACTGGCGACGGATCAGGAAGCTAA
- a CDS encoding GntR family transcriptional regulator, with amino-acid sequence MTEEFQSSKPIYLQIVEKVIIDIVRGKQPLGEKLPSVREMAVQMGVNPNTIQRTYSELERMNIVETRRGQGTFVVNREELINELSYSLQDEIIRSFVQKMKEIGVPKTQILNRLQRYLQEGTHDDSVN; translated from the coding sequence ATGACAGAAGAATTTCAGTCTTCCAAACCGATCTATTTACAGATTGTTGAAAAAGTCATTATTGATATTGTTCGAGGCAAACAGCCCCTAGGGGAAAAGTTACCGTCTGTTCGAGAGATGGCTGTTCAGATGGGGGTCAATCCAAATACGATCCAACGAACGTATAGTGAATTGGAAAGGATGAATATCGTGGAAACAAGGAGAGGTCAGGGAACCTTTGTCGTGAATCGTGAAGAGCTGATTAACGAATTAAGTTACTCTCTGCAAGATGAAATTATCCGTTCATTTGTACAAAAAATGAAAGAGATTGGTGTACCAAAAACTCAAATATTGAACAGGCTACAACGCTATTTACAGGAGGGCACTCATGACGATTCAGTTAACTAA
- a CDS encoding ABC transporter ATP-binding protein produces the protein MTIQLTNVVKRFGNDFALKNVNLTFSKGRIYGLLGPNGSGKSTTLKLITGLSFPNEGNIMVNGELVTRKTCSSVAYLTELDMFYDTFTVKETIEFAASQFTDFNVEKAHRLVEDLRLDPTKKVKSLSKGNRGRLKLVTTLARDSEFILLDEPFSGLDPVVRDSIVQSLLRYIDFENQVVIIATHEITEIEPLLDVAIAIHYGTVIGQEEVEDLREKHGMSVLKWYKQIVNQVEEDVR, from the coding sequence ATGACGATTCAGTTAACTAATGTGGTTAAGCGTTTTGGAAATGATTTTGCATTAAAAAATGTAAATCTAACTTTTAGCAAAGGAAGAATCTATGGACTCCTCGGCCCAAATGGAAGTGGAAAATCGACCACGTTAAAACTAATCACTGGGTTATCATTTCCAAATGAAGGAAATATAATGGTAAACGGTGAACTAGTAACAAGAAAAACATGTAGTTCTGTTGCCTACCTTACTGAACTAGATATGTTTTACGACACGTTTACGGTTAAGGAGACCATTGAATTTGCAGCTAGTCAATTTACAGATTTTAATGTTGAAAAAGCTCATAGGCTAGTAGAGGATTTAAGGCTAGATCCAACTAAAAAAGTAAAATCCCTATCAAAAGGAAATCGAGGACGACTAAAGCTCGTTACCACCCTTGCAAGAGATAGTGAGTTTATTTTACTAGATGAACCCTTCTCTGGATTAGATCCGGTGGTAAGAGATTCTATTGTACAAAGCTTGTTGAGATATATCGATTTTGAAAATCAGGTTGTGATTATCGCCACCCACGAAATAACAGAAATTGAACCACTACTAGATGTAGCAATTGCCATCCATTATGGAACGGTCATTGGGCAAGAAGAAGTGGAAGATTTACGAGAAAAGCATGGAATGTCAGTCTTAAAATGGTACAAACAAATCGTCAATCAAGTTGAGGAGGATGTGCGATGA
- a CDS encoding ABC transporter ATP-binding protein, whose protein sequence is MKSVLSLHDVNKTIKGKQIIKGLSFSVNEGEVFGFLGPNGAGKTTTIRMIVGLMGITEGDIIVCGKSVKKDFEEAVRNIGAIVENPEMYKFLTGYQNLLQYARMHKGITKDKITEVIELVGLTARIHDKVKTYSLGMRQRLGLAQCLLHDPKLLILDEPTNGLDPAGIREIRDHLRMLTREKGMSVIVSSHLLSEMEMMCDRIAIIQDGSLIDVQQVHDFVQPEQILYVFETGNLGDSTDWLEQEYAASTVESGFSVEVKKNEIPALMKKLVLADVEIFSVKPVSKSLEDRFLEITSVKGE, encoded by the coding sequence ATGAAATCAGTTCTTTCATTACATGATGTAAACAAGACAATTAAAGGTAAACAAATCATTAAGGGCCTTAGCTTTTCTGTGAACGAAGGAGAAGTGTTCGGATTTTTAGGACCAAATGGAGCTGGTAAGACGACAACCATCCGTATGATTGTTGGATTAATGGGTATTACTGAGGGCGACATCATTGTCTGTGGAAAAAGTGTGAAAAAGGACTTCGAGGAAGCTGTAAGAAATATTGGTGCGATTGTTGAAAATCCTGAAATGTACAAGTTTTTAACAGGCTATCAAAATTTACTCCAATATGCTCGCATGCATAAAGGGATTACAAAAGATAAAATAACTGAAGTCATTGAACTGGTTGGGTTAACAGCTCGAATCCATGATAAAGTGAAAACCTATTCGCTAGGGATGCGTCAGCGACTCGGGCTAGCCCAATGCTTACTGCATGACCCGAAGCTATTAATCTTAGATGAACCAACGAATGGACTAGATCCAGCTGGAATTCGAGAGATCCGAGATCATTTGCGGATGCTCACGCGTGAAAAAGGAATGAGTGTGATTGTATCAAGTCACCTTTTATCTGAAATGGAAATGATGTGTGACCGAATTGCGATTATTCAGGATGGTAGCTTAATTGATGTACAGCAGGTTCATGATTTTGTCCAGCCTGAACAAATACTATATGTCTTTGAAACTGGAAATCTAGGAGATTCAACAGATTGGCTCGAACAAGAATACGCGGCATCAACTGTTGAGAGTGGGTTTAGTGTTGAAGTTAAGAAGAATGAAATTCCGGCTCTTATGAAAAAATTGGTGTTAGCTGATGTTGAAATTTTTAGCGTAAAACCTGTATCCAAATCATTAGAAGACCGTTTCCTAGAAATCACATCGGTAAAGGGAGAGTAA
- a CDS encoding ABC transporter permease, which produces MKNLVINEWIKIFKRPGTFVMLGLVVLFIVGYAGFQKYEESRNVTDQQMNWKQELETQIASNKQYLQEDGQNNPNLKAFYERQIAIQKYQLQHDLAPVTENHVWTYVTDAQAAISFAGLFTIIIAAGIVASEFSWGTIKLLLVRPISRTKILLSKYITVMLFGLLLLVTIYLLSAIVGLLLFGLPTSDVPHLAYSNGEVVERNLAIHLIGQYLLSSIDILMIATMAFMISAVFRNSSLAIGLSLFLLFMGANVTFLLASRYEWAKYILFANTDLTIYTDGMPPVEGMTIGFSIIVLLVYFIIFHLLAFGVFKQRDVAA; this is translated from the coding sequence ATGAAAAATTTAGTGATAAATGAGTGGATAAAAATTTTCAAAAGACCTGGAACCTTTGTCATGCTTGGACTTGTCGTCCTGTTTATCGTCGGATATGCCGGATTCCAAAAGTATGAAGAATCAAGGAATGTCACTGATCAACAAATGAATTGGAAGCAAGAATTAGAAACACAAATTGCAAGTAACAAACAGTATTTGCAGGAGGATGGACAAAATAATCCAAACTTAAAAGCGTTCTACGAGCGTCAAATTGCCATTCAGAAGTATCAGCTCCAACACGATTTAGCTCCAGTCACCGAAAATCATGTTTGGACGTATGTGACTGATGCACAGGCCGCCATTAGCTTCGCCGGTCTATTCACGATCATTATTGCTGCCGGAATTGTTGCTTCGGAATTTTCATGGGGAACCATTAAATTACTATTAGTCCGCCCCATCAGTCGCACGAAAATATTGTTATCAAAATATATAACAGTTATGTTGTTTGGTTTGCTTTTACTAGTGACCATCTATCTTCTTTCAGCAATTGTAGGACTATTATTATTTGGGCTTCCAACAAGTGACGTTCCTCATCTTGCTTATAGCAATGGAGAAGTAGTTGAACGAAATCTCGCCATTCATTTAATTGGACAATATTTACTAAGCTCAATCGACATTCTAATGATTGCCACCATGGCCTTCATGATCTCAGCTGTATTCCGGAATAGTTCACTAGCAATTGGGCTTTCATTATTTCTACTTTTCATGGGTGCTAATGTTACGTTCCTCCTTGCTAGTCGATACGAGTGGGCGAAATATATTCTATTCGCCAACACTGACTTAACGATTTACACGGACGGCATGCCACCGGTCGAGGGCATGACAATCGGGTTCTCAATCATCGTCCTTCTCGTTTACTTTATTATTTTTCACTTACTCGCATTTGGGGTATTTAAGCAAAGAGATGTGGCTGCTTAA
- a CDS encoding cytochrome c oxidase assembly protein produces the protein MDVLQTILEDFSYHEKWNFGVLYFVLLAIMLYLFLLPTSSTHTKLKSGLFVVGLFIYFFALGSPLNLLGRIQFRAHIIQMIMLFFLSAPLLAIGLKGEFLRRAMSVPFLNQLLRRLMNPAPSLIVFHVLFISYHVPVIFDYVRINLFLHYFYLFAMFLVALLFWCAVFPPVKELNQLTNKRRKNFYMSYILLFIPLAAVLYLVKQSFYSIYTDMDLMITSLEFCLPTGDLAEPIIEEELIEALLPFPPQREQVIGSVILLTTQLISLCLYPFLKRFVSEKS, from the coding sequence ATGGATGTACTTCAAACGATTTTAGAGGACTTCTCTTATCATGAAAAATGGAATTTCGGTGTTCTTTACTTTGTATTATTAGCCATCATGTTATACCTTTTTTTACTTCCTACATCCTCTACACATACAAAGCTTAAATCAGGTTTATTTGTAGTAGGGCTTTTCATTTATTTCTTTGCTCTAGGAAGTCCATTAAATTTGTTAGGTCGAATTCAGTTTAGAGCTCATATCATCCAAATGATTATGCTATTTTTCTTGTCCGCTCCCCTACTCGCTATAGGTCTAAAAGGAGAATTTCTAAGAAGAGCAATGTCTGTACCATTTTTAAATCAGCTATTGCGTAGACTCATGAACCCAGCTCCTTCATTGATTGTGTTTCACGTTCTATTTATCAGTTATCATGTTCCAGTGATCTTTGATTACGTTAGAATAAACCTTTTTTTACATTACTTTTATTTATTTGCCATGTTTTTAGTTGCCCTTTTATTTTGGTGTGCTGTTTTCCCGCCAGTTAAAGAGTTGAATCAACTAACCAACAAACGTCGCAAGAATTTTTATATGAGTTATATTCTTTTATTTATCCCTTTGGCAGCTGTTCTTTATCTAGTCAAACAAAGCTTCTACTCTATTTATACAGACATGGATTTAATGATTACTTCCCTTGAATTCTGCTTACCCACAGGAGATTTAGCAGAGCCGATTATCGAAGAAGAACTTATCGAGGCACTACTTCCATTTCCACCACAACGAGAACAGGTTATTGGGAGTGTGATTCTACTTACAACTCAGCTCATTTCTTTATGCCTCTATCCTTTTTTAAAGCGCTTTGTTAGCGAAAAAAGTTAA